The following DNA comes from Pseudomonadota bacterium.
AAGACCCACCACAAGTTTGATTCAAATCTACAGGTTAAGCGCCTCTACGTCCCAGAGCTTGGCAAGAGCGTGCGCATCCGTGTCTCAACACGCATACTCCGTACCATCGATAAGCTAGGCTTTCTTGAAACCCTTAAGAAGCACAAAATATC
Coding sequences within:
- the rpmB gene encoding 50S ribosomal protein L28; protein product: MARRCDISGVTHQNGNRVSHANNKTHHKFDSNLQVKRLYVPELGKSVRIRVSTRILRTIDKLGFLETLKKHKISLADISK